The genomic window TCAAAGAACTGATGTTCCTGGGAAATTCAGCTTCCGCAGCGAGCGTTAGGACAAAACAttcttaaacataacatacagtTCTGAATTTTTACAAGGCTTCggtttaaaataagaaatgatACGTTTGTTTCTCAGGCTGGGAGACTGATAATGACATGCGTGTGGTGGACGTGAAGTATGATGAATACGCTTTGATCCACACCATCAAGACCAGGGCTGGCTCCACAACTCTACTCAACAAACTCTACGGTAAAATCCCCCATACAGTTTAACATTATTCAATAGTCAACATAAAATTAAGATTGACAActttattaggggtcaagcacCAAAGGGgcattcttattcttattcttattattccGCTTCTTCCGCTCTTGAGTCAATGGCAGCCCATAGAAACCGCTTGTGGGAAAGTTATACAATTTGGCACACAGGTAGAGGACAGTCTGATATgctaccacagcaaatttggcatctctacATCAAAcactctagcgccaccaactgcccaaatttgcactcacatttatattaataacttttgaaccgtgagtcctagaaTCTAAATCTAAATTCTTCTGATTCCTTGGCTCCAGATGATTCGATTGCACCATATGCCATCATTTTCCATCATGGAAATTTTTCCGccattatttattttctgaaaaacctacttttcgaactcgtcctaggccgtttgtccgaTTTACATGAACATTGGcttgcatcatctagaggcagtcACGACTAaagtattcacagaattttgataaaccaaaCCGTTTTCAaatggcgcttcaacgaatttgacAAAGAATGCCTAAAATTTAACTTGGGACGAAAattggtacgtgtcatcaccattaggccctgagtTTTACAGCATTTTGGCACACTACCCCTACTGGTCAATATTTTGGCTTAATACTCTTGAATGTTGAATTGTGAAGGGGGGGTGGCGGTGGCGGAGTGAGCCAAATGTTGTTGAGCGGGAGGGGGGATGTTTGTCAGTTTGAGTTcagtcattttgttattttttctagggctttaagtaaaaaaaattatgtggtgtaaccatgtagagacagtaaaacaaaaaaaaaagtctaattaaaagctgaaattcttgaccaaAAATATGGTGGCATAAATAGTGGAGAATaatctttattattaatatttcttttttatatatattattatttggcaAACGTTTGTCCACTAAATCAAAATCCTGTGGTGTGACAACATGTAGGTAgctatttttgttgtttatgttgacaaaaacCATAAAACAAAGTCTTTAGACTCTTAAGACTGTGTGTGAAGTCTAAAACAATACctgatatttttacatttttatgaaaatgcacattttgttcaggtcaaatataGAAACACTGGGAAAACTTCCTGATATTCTTAAATCAAAAAGGAATGACGTACTTTAATACCTTTCACTTGATGGTTATAccacagtacatttttaaaaccatttaatacatttttttgtggaaaatgcATCcatcaaaaaatctaaaattattctgaaaccaaattggacacaatTATTACATTTCTACGAACTTGACACTTGTGTTTAAAACTCGACTTTTAAAAGATGTATCACCTCAGACaactttatttgtcaatgacccaattACCATATTAATATGCCATGATCTTTACACAATATTATTCTTTAATGTATCACCGTAGCACCTATCTAGaacaccatggtacttttttgtatgTGTGCTAGAATTTAGCAGCGGAAGACCTTGCACACAATATGTTGTTAATTCAGGTTTGCGTTGACTATTTATGTGATGTTTCAGTACATCTGTGCTGTATTTTCTGCAGGCCGAACCCCAGACCTGAGCCAGGATATCTTGGACAAATTCGCAGAGTTCTCTTTGGAACAAGGCATTCTGCCAGACAACATTGCCATCCTTcctaaaaatggtaaaacattgtAAACTTAAGCCTCACGCTTCTGTGCATGCATTATAAATGTAGCTTTCATCCGAAGTGCTGAATCATATGTACAGAATGcaaatatttaaatcttttactCCCTAGATGAGTGCCCTTAAATTGAATTTGAAGATGCTACCCGACCCCTAAACCTTCTGCGAGTCCCCCAATGCTCCTAAAGAGCATTGCCCCTCTGACTTCT from Xyrauchen texanus isolate HMW12.3.18 chromosome 3, RBS_HiC_50CHRs, whole genome shotgun sequence includes these protein-coding regions:
- the LOC127631951 gene encoding lipocalin-like isoform X1, which encodes MATILLGVLLCALAVSSEVMPQADFDVKGVAGKWYLIGFATNAEWFVTRKANMKMGVAMLTPNDGDLEMAYSSLNPDGSCWRMTHLAQRTDVPGKFSFRSERWETDNDMRVVDVKYDEYALIHTIKTRAGSTTLLNKLYGRTPDLSQDILDKFAEFSLEQGILPDNIAILPKNDECP